A portion of the Fulvia fulva chromosome 1, complete sequence genome contains these proteins:
- a CDS encoding Heterokaryon incompatibility protein 6, OR allele, with translation MQASGYDVPDLALQYQHTALPEAGHIPILVLRPSEDIGSPVECDMEAVPLSREKSDYVALSYSWGMDADGDTSLNRSITICGKPKAVTQNLFECLRRTRHGVGLLRIWIDAICINQTDDDEKTRQVANIAEVYANAERTIVWLDEHDRNGNDAEMFALLKCLSTADYLKHPRAEHSWREIHGRVHVRCDLVTSSMKDLTRGETNEVVTKMLQFLKRRYFARRWTVQEVRNSSEVTLYWNKY, from the coding sequence ATGCAGGCAAGCGGCTACGATGTGCCAGATCTGGCCTTGCAGTACCAGCATACTGCCCTGCCCGAGGCCGGCCACATACCCATCCTCGTCTTGCGGCCATCAGAAGACATTGGGTCTCCGGTCGAATGTGACATGGAAGCTGTGCCCTTGTCTCGAGAGAAGTCGGACTACGTGGCTCTATCCTACAGCTGGGGTATGGATGCGGATGGCGATACCTCTCTGAATCGCAGCATCACGATCTGTGGCAAGCCTAAGGCTGTGACCCAGAATCTGTTTGAGTGCTTGCGTCGTACGCGCCACGGGGTAGGCCTATTGAGGATATGGATTGATGCAATCTGTATCAATCAAACCGACGACGACGAAAAGACCAGGCAGGTTGCTAACATAGCGGAAGTGTATGCCAACGCGGAGCGCACCATTGTCTGGCTCGATGAGCATGATCGTAACGGCAACGATGCAGAGATGTTTGCGCTACTGAAGTGTCTAAGCACAGCAGACTATCTAAAGCATCCACGTGCTGAACACTCGTGGCGAGAAATACATGGACGGGTTCATGTTCGATGTGATCTAGTTACGTCGAGCATGAAAGATCTTACCCGAGGCGAAACCAATGAGGTCGTTACCAAAATGCTGCAGTTCTTGAAGCGGCGGTACTTCGCCCGACGGTGGACCGTCCAGGAAGTGCGCAACAGCAGCGAGGTCACCCTGTACTGGAACAAATATTGA
- a CDS encoding NifU-like protein: MSARPIVRCLAEAAARPTTARNAVSRTSRLATSSTTTRSFSDASRFSPLSASSGRQRPTIPPLGQAAARGSLPSVQAKRTIFIQTEDTPNADALKFMPNHEVIPDNIPTTFLEYLSPRSTLAPPHPSPLAANLMNVDGVTSVFYGKDYITVTKDSSTPWAHVKPEVFSLITEAVTNGQPLVNIVENKTGEEGQGSAASEAAATYDPEDGEVVGMIQELLDTRIRPAIQEDGGDIEFRGFHDGQVMLKLRGACRTCDSSTVTLKNGIESMLMHYIEEVKGVQQVMDQEEEIAMQEFAKFEEKLKAQKGEVPPTSPGPGSIDHAAG, translated from the coding sequence ATGTCAGCCAGGCCTATTGTCAGATGCCTCGCAGAGGCCGCCGCACGACCGACGACTGCAAGAAACGCAGTGAGCAGGACCTCGCGCCTTGCCACCAGCAGCACAACCACCAGATCTTTCAGCGATGCCTCTCGATTCTCCCCTCTGTCCGCTTCGAGCGGGAGACAGAGACCGACAATACCGCCCCTCGGTCAAGCAGCAGCGCGGGGATCGTTACCTTCCGTACAAGCGAAACGAACCATCTTCATACAGACCGAGGACACACCCAATGCAGATGCGTTGAAATTCATGCCCAACCATGAAGTGATACCTGACAACATCCCTACCACCTTTCTGGAATACCTCTCACCGCGCTCGACTCTAGCACCGCCGCATCCTTCACCCTTGGCCGCAAACCTGATGAATGTGGACGGAGTGACGAGCGTGTTTTACGGCAAGGACTATATCACCGTGACCAAGGACAGCTCCACACCCTGGGCACACGTCAAGCCAGAGGTCTTTAGCTTGATCACCGAAGCCGTGACCAACGGTCAGCCCCTCGTCAACATAGTAGAGAACAAGACCGGCGAAGAGGGCCAGGGCAGCGCCGCAAGCGAAGCGGCAGCAACCTACGACCCCGAAGACGGAGAAGTAGTCGGCATGATCCAAGAACTCCTCGACACCCGCATCCGCCCCGCAATCCAGGAAGACGGCGGTGACATTGAGTTTAGAGGTTTCCACGATGGTCAGGTTATGCTGAAGTTAAGAGGTGCTTGCAGGACGTGCGATAGCAGTACCGTCACATTGAAGAATGGGATTGAGAGCATGTTGATGCATTATATTgaagaggtcaagggggtgCAGCAGGTCATGGATCAGGAGGAGGAGATCGCGATGCAGGAATTTGCGAAGTTCGAGGAGAAGTTGAAGGCGCAGAAGGGGGAGGTTCCGCCGACAAGCCCCGGGCCTGGGTCGATTGATCATGCTGCTGGATAG
- a CDS encoding FAD-binding monooxygenase moxY, with the protein MSAIPNLPQHIVEFNGHNADAAHEHILKANDSALHVEHTTPTADSKTNGHTNGSREQTPWLLHDAPIENQRPIKVIVVGAGYSGIYCGIRIPERLRNCELVIYDKNDGIGGTWYENHYPGAACDIPSHSYQFSFNPKVDWSALYAPSWEIRDYLQDTAKKYGADRFMKLRHEVTECTWDNARGKWIVMVKRPSGDIFKDESDVLISARGLLNHKQWPDIEGLKDFQGEVMHSADWNDDYDFTHKRIGVIGSGSSAIQIIPSLQKVPGAQLNCFMRSKTWISPPLGQNSMDKLGMGSQLQFKPEQIEHFKRDPEAWLSFRLLVEADANNIHASTLKNSEMSKAAMIAFDTGMKARLAKKPHYYDWLKPNFAPGCRRITPGPGFLEALVEDNVTFTRDRIAQIDRTGIITEDGTHHAIDVLVCATGFYASAAPPFPVTGLNGHTLQSHWSDRSHNYLSLTTDQFPNHFFMLGPNGAIAEGSLTMMIESTGSYILKCIRKLQRENVKSMTIKPALVRDFTRYCDAYFEGTVFKDDCNSWYRKNGQGVPGDKVTGLWPGSTLHCIEAMRSPRWEDYEYEYFEEENGAEGNRMGWLGNGWAVTQLGEPTREQLAWYLLPAFQERDVGVPVAPRPEENEMYQVRPWSY; encoded by the exons ATGTCTGCTATCCCTAACCTCCCCCAGCATATCGTCGAGTTCAATGGCCACAATGCGGATGCTGCTCATGAGCACATCTTGAAAGCGAACGACAGTGCTCTCCACGTTGAACACACCACTCCCACAGCTGACAGCAAAACCAATGGGCACACGAATGGTTCCAGAGAACAAACCCCGTGGTTGCTTCACGATGCACCTATAGAGAACCAGCGGCCGATCAAGGTTATCGTGGTAGGAGCTGGATACTCGGGCATATACTGTGGCATTCGAATTCCAGAGCGACTGCGGAACTGCGAGCTGGTGATATACGACAAGAACGATGGCATTGGTGGTACTTG GTATGAAAACCACTACCCCGGCGCAGCCTGCGACATACCCAGCCATTCCTACCAATTCTCCTTCAATCCCAAGGTCGACTGGTCAGCGTTGTACGCGCCAAGCTGGGAGATCCGAGACTACCTCCAAGACACAGCGAAAAAGTACGGCGCCGATCGCTTCATGAAGCTCAGGCATGAGGTTACCGAGTGCACATGGGACAACGCAAGAGGGAAGTGGATCGTCATGGTGAAGAGGCCGAGTGGAGACATCTTCAAAGATGAGAGCGATGTTCTGATCAGCGCAAGGGGACTCCTCAATCATAAGCAATGGCCAGATATTGAAGGGCTGAAGGACTTCCAGGGTGAGGTGATGCATTCAGCGGATTGGAATGATGATTATGATTTCACACATAAGCGGATAGGGGTGATTGGATCAGGCTCAAGTGCTATTCAGATTATTCCCAGCTTGCAGAAAGTCCCCGGCGCACAACTGAATTGCTTCATGAGGAGCAAGACCTGGATCTCACCTCCCCTCGGCCAAAACTCCATGGACAAACTCGGCATGGGCTCCCAACTCCAGTTCAAACCCGAACAAATCGAGCACTTCAAAAGAGACCCCGAAGCATGGCTATCCTTCCGCCTCCTCGTCGAAGCCGACGCCAACAACATCCACGCCTCAACCCTCAAAAACTCCGAAATGTCCAAAGCCGCCATGATCGCCTTCGACACCGGCATGAAAGCCCGCCTCGCAAAGAAACCCCATTACTACGACTGGCTTAAACCCAACTTCGCCCCAGGCTGCAGACGTATCACCCCCGGTCCCGGTTTCCTCGAAGCCCTCGTCGAAGACAACGTCACCTTCACCCGCGACAGAATCGCCCAGATCGATCGGACCGGCATCATAACCGAAGACGGCACACACCACGCCATCGACGTCCTCGTCTGCGCGACAGGCTTCTACGCCAGCGCCGCGCCCCCTTTCCCAGTAACCGGCTTGAACGGCCACACCCTCCAATCCCACTGGTCCGACCGCTCGCACAACTACCTCTCCCTAACCACCGACCAATTCCCCAACCACTTCTTCATGCTAGGCCCCAACGGCGCCATCGCCGAAGGCTCCCTCACCATGATGATCGAAAGCACCGGCTCCTACATCCTCAAATGCATCCGCAAACTCCAGCGCGAGAATGTCAAATCCATGACCATCAAACCCGCCCTAGTGCGGGACTTCACGCGCTACTGCGATGCCTACTTCGAGGGGACGGTGTTCAAAGATGACTGTAACTCCTGGTATAGGAAGAATGGACAGGGCGTGCCGGGGGATAAGGTCACGGGGTTGTGGCCGGGGAGTACGCTGCATTGTATTGAGGCGATGAGGTCTCCGAGGTGGGAGGATTATGAGTATGAGTATTTTGAGGAAGAGAATGGGGCGGAAGGGAATCGGATGGGGTGGTTGGGGAATGGGTGGGCTGTGACTCAGTTGGGAGAGCCGACGAGGGAGCAGTTGGCGTGGTATCTTTTGCCGGCGTTTCAGGAGAGGGATGTTGGGGTTCCGGTGGCGCCTAGGCCGGAGGAGAATGAGATGTATCAGGTTAGGCCGTGGTCGTATTGA
- a CDS encoding 60S ribosomal protein L9-B codes for MRYIYSEETLDIPEGVKVHIKTRQVTVEGPRGKLSKDLGHLAVAFSHPKKDVIKIELHHGSRKNVATLRTVRTLINNLIIGVTKGFLYKMRYVYAHFPINVNLEKNSETGLWQVEIRNFLGEKIVRHVTMQPGVDVEASKNVKDELQLSGNSLEAVSQSAADIQQICRVRNKDIRKFLDGLYVSERTNIVTE; via the exons ATGCGTTACATCTACTCCGAGGAGACCCTGGACATCCCAGAGGGCG TCAAGGTCCACATTAAGACCCGCCAAGTCACCGTCGAGGGTCCTCGCGGCAAGCTCTCCAAGGACTTGGGCCATCTGGCAGTCGCCTTCTCGCACCCCAAGAAGGATGTCATCAAGATCGAGCTCCACCACGGCTCGCGCAAGAACGTCGCAACCCTCCGCACCGTCCGCACTCTCATCAACAACCTGATCATCGGCGTCACCAAGGGTTTCCTCTACAAGATGCGCTACGTCTACGCCCATTTCCCCATCAACGTCAACCTCGAGAAGAACAGCGAGACCGGCCTGTGGCAGGTGGAGATCCG AAACTTCTTGGGCGAGAAGATTGTGCGTCACGTCACCATGCAGCCAGGTGTCGACGTCGAGGCGTCCAAGAACGTCAAGGACGAGCTCCAGCTCAGCGGCAACTCGCTCGAGGCCGTGTCCCAGTCCGCCGCCGACATTCAGCAGATCTGCAGAGTGAGGAACAAGGATATCCGAAAGTTCTTGGACGGTCTCTACGTCAGCGAGCGCACCAACATTGTCACCGAGTAA
- a CDS encoding Galactinol synthase 2 translates to MAGPDPNAPPADPLSRVWITLATRASYLPGLVLLIHTLYKHGSVHPIIVQYTKTLPKDCVECLEKLPKRYPLLRPQLVEPIALPQGLKPVATRFDDTLTKLRAFEPIDDPKVLQQLRLPKTPEHACFLDADIMIFKNPDDIFNIPRPSNNWIIAHHACVCNIDSDPWAPPEWTKENCACTPLVHPSALSGPVPSSPSAGARPTYQLLNSGVFVCSPSLKLWNQIEKFRVSDPRVANFTFPDQNFLDEFFRGKWVPMGWQYNALKTHRYWHAGAWRDGEVRCLHYIVDKPWEKRPGADGVAGYLGRDGETHSWWWREFDEFEGFKGEGGEVLEVVKRYMGRELNDIDGIK, encoded by the coding sequence ATGGCTGGACCGGACCCTAACGCTCCGCCAGCCGATCCGCTGTCACGAGTCTGGATAACGCTGGCTACTCGAGCATCCTACCTACCAGGCCTGGTCTTACTCATCCACACCCTCTATAAACACGGCTCGGTCCACCCCATCATCGTCCAATACACCAAGACCCTTCCGAAAGACTGCGTAGAATGCCTAGAAAAGCTCCCCAAAAGATACCCACTGCTCCGCCCGCAGTTGGTCGAACCAATTGCTTTGCCCCAAGGCCTCAAACCAGTCGCAACCCGCTTCGACGACACTCTGACTAAACTCCGCGCATTCGAACCTATCGATGACCCGAAAGTGCTACAGCAACTACGCCTCCCTAAGACACCAGAACACGCCTGCTTCCTCGATGCCGATATCATGATCTTCAAGAATCCAGACGACATCTTCAACATCCCCCGCCCTTCCAACAACTGGATCATCGCCCACCACGCCTGCGTCTGCAACATCGACTCAGACCCCTGGGCGCCACCAGAATGGACCAAGGAAAACTGCGCCTGTACACCCCTCGTCCACCCCTCCGCCCTCTCCGGCCCCGTGCCCTCATCCCCATCCGCCGGCGCGCGCCCAACATACCAACTCCTCAACTCCGGCGTCTTCGTCTGCAGCCCCTCTCTCAAACTCTGGAACCAAATTGAAAAATTCCGAGTCTCCGACCCCCGCGTGGCCAACTTCACGTTCCCGGATCAGAACTTTCTCGATGAGTTCTTTCGCGGGAAGTGGGTTCCGATGGGGTGGCAGTACAATGCGCTGAAGACGCATCGGTATTGGCATGCTGGGGCGTGGAGGGATGGGGAGGTGAGGTGTTTGCATTATATTGTGGACAAGCCGTGGGAGAAGAGGCCCGGGGCGGATGGGGTGGCGGGGTATCTTGGGAGGGATGGGGAGACGCATAGCTGGTGGTGGAGGGAGTTTGATGAGTTTGAGGGGTTCAAGGGGGAGGGTGGGGAGGTGTTGGAGGTTGTGAAGAGGTATATGGGGAGGGAGTTGAATGATATTGATGGGATCAAGTAG